The Colwellia sp. M166 genome segment GACAATTAGCCTGCGTGATCGCATCCGTCATTAAGCTAGCAATTGAATTAAGCTCACGCTGACATGCCTTGGCAAAGCCATCTCTGTCGAGCATAACACTGAGCTCGGCATCGATATCAGAAAGATCAACTTGCTGTTGTGTTTGCTCGGTTATGGCGATTTTACTTTGCTCAGCAGCATTGACGACGCGGTAACTTAACTTTTGTTGCTGCACGGTTAATAGGCGTGTTAACAACTCAGGTTGCTCTGCATCACGAATAAGTTGCGCTAAAAATCGGCCATTAGCAGCACTGTAAAATTCAGTTTGATGATTAATATTATTAATGGCCATCGCTTGCCAGTAGCTGTTGCTTGGCATAGGCTTACCGGTTTTTAATAAGCTATCTAAACCAAAGCTTGGCATAATACCTTTAAGGGCAAAAGCAATATCAAAATCATTACCGCCAACACGTTCGCCACTATGACTTAGTAGGTCTTTGCTTCTATCAGATAGAATCGCTTGTTTTGGCCCCATCAGTAGCATTGAACAATCGCTCGTTCCACCGCCAATATCCACTACCAGTACTTTGGTTTCTTTACGTAAACTTGCTTCATATTCAAAGCCGGCAGCAACCGGTTCAAATTGAAACTCTACATCTTTAAAACCAACGCGTTTTGCTGCATTGGTTAATATTTTCAATGCTTGTTGATTACTCTCTTCGCCACGTAAGCCTTGAAAGTTAATCGGGCGACCAATAACCGTTTGCTCAACACTTCTTCCGAGCGTTGCTTCGGTAAGTGTTTTCACATTGCTCATCATTGCAGCGACAATGTCTTCAAATAATTCAACTTGTTGTGGTAATAAGCCACTAGCACCAAGAAACGACTTTGGCGATTTAATGTAGTAACCTTCATCAGGCTCTTGTAAGTAATTATTTAAGGCTTGTTGACCAAAAGAGAGTTCTGTGGGGTAACCATCTAAGGTCAGTTCTCGTAAAGTGTTTTGGCCTTTTTGTAACTGTCTTTGACGTTGCTGTTGAAAGTTTTTTTGCTCTGCTAACGTCAAGTTTTTGTGCAGCCAATTGACAATAACATCACGACTTGGTGCATATAAGGTTGACGAAATATATCGGCCATGATCACCTAAAGATAATAGTTTTGGCTTATTATTTTCCATAACGCCGACAGCACAGTTTGATGTGCCATAGTCAAATCCGATCATGTTGAGATCCAAAGAGAAAAAGGCCGCGTAGAATACTGAGATATTCAGTGCTAGGCAAGGGCTTTTAGTTTATATGATTAATTGCTGTGCGTGTTGAAGATAATTTCAGCACAATAGAACAAAATAAAATTTTTATCATGATTATTATGTTGATTTTTATCTTTGCCAATATCATTACTTTTTAAAGCAGATGACACTAAAAATAGTGCTTTAGTTGTAAATTATTTTAGCTGATTACCTTTGTAATAAAAAGGCAGCGTTCAAACTGCCTTTTATTGCAGATAAGTCAAACTTTTAGCCTGAGGCCATTGCTAATATGGTTTTTAATGTCGAGAGTTTCTTGATACTGAACAAAGCCTTCGGTACGCTTCATGCGAGCCAACACTGCCATTCTATCTGAGAGTTCATTACCTTCGATATTGGCGTGACCTTTTTACGTGGCTAATAATCAAATTTTCTTTTAGTGCTTGGTAGAGCGTAAAGCATTGCTTGATGACATCAAGGTTTTTATTTCTTCACCTTTACCACGCGTCCAGCCTTTTGCTTTTGCCAGCCTTTTTGCCCATTTGGTAATGCAGTCAATTGAATACTTAGAGTCAGACAGTACCTGAACGGTTTTACCTTGTTTGACATAGTGCTTGCGCGTACTTAAACGCCGCAAGCATGCCATTAAGCTCGGCAGTATTGTTGGTGCCCATAGGCTCGTATAAGCCATACCATAGCTCAATGAGTTGCTGTTGTTGATATACCGCCATACCGGTACCTGACTTTCCAGGATTAGGTGGAACAGGCCCCGTCGCAATAGATATTAAAGTCAGCAATTTGTTTTGCTGGTGATGAAGCACTTCCGGCTCCAGCATTATCAGATCTAACATAGGCGGCAGAAGCTGAAGGTTTAGCACCGCCATTTTTACTTTTATCGAACGTTTAGTTAATGCTTTAGTGTAGGTTGATTGAAAAGCAAGTTCCGCCTCTGCTTTTGATTCAAATCCCATATATTGAGCATCAGCTCGTCCTTGGGTATGACTTTTTAACATCATTCCACTGTTCAAAAACACCGGTTTTTGCACCTTTCCATACCACGTAAAACTTTTTAGCCATGAATTTATAACCACATCTTATTAATTATATTTTACCGCCCCAGCATTTTAAACGCTTGAGGAGCGGCGTTAACCGTTAAGGTTATTTTATTTTTGTATTTTTTTATTGTGCTTCACTGACCAGATAACTAAGGCAATACCGGCGATAAAAAACGGAATACTTAACATTTGTCCTGCTGTTAGCGTAATGTCGGCAGCATAGGCAGCTTGTTTTTCTTTTAACATTTCAATAAGAAAACGGGCAGTGAAGATTAAAATTAAGAAAACGCCTAAAATAGACCCTTAGAGCGTTTGCGCTTTTATGCGTTTATAAAAAATCATCAAAACAAAAAAGATCGTTAAATAACCCAATCGCTTCATATAGTTGCGAAGGGTGACGAGCAACGTTATCTGATAGGTGAAAAATAACAGCCCAAGGCACATTGCTTGGCGTGCCTAATATTTCAGAATTAACAAAATTTGCGCTACGTACAAAAAAGCCAAATAAAGCGGTACATATGGCAAGCCTATCGAGCA includes the following:
- the yegD gene encoding molecular chaperone, which produces MIGFDYGTSNCAVGVMENNKPKLLSLGDHGRYISSTLYAPSRDVIVNWLHKNLTLAEQKNFQQQRQRQLQKGQNTLRELTLDGYPTELSFGQQALNNYLQEPDEGYYIKSPKSFLGASGLLPQQVELFEDIVAAMMSNVKTLTEATLGRSVEQTVIGRPINFQGLRGEESNQQALKILTNAAKRVGFKDVEFQFEPVAAGFEYEASLRKETKVLVVDIGGGTSDCSMLLMGPKQAILSDRSKDLLSHSGERVGGNDFDIAFALKGIMPSFGLDSLLKTGKPMPSNSYWQAMAINNINHQTEFYSAANGRFLAQLIRDAEQPELLTRLLTVQQQKLSYRVVNAAEQSKIAITEQTQQQVDLSDIDAELSVMLDRDGFAKACQRELNSIASLMTDAITQANCQPDVVFVTGGTAKSPVLNQFLQQQFNHVPIVIGDHFGSVTAGLTRWANTIYT